In Erinaceus europaeus chromosome 10, mEriEur2.1, whole genome shotgun sequence, one DNA window encodes the following:
- the RRAGA gene encoding ras-related GTP-binding protein A has translation MPNTAMKKKVLLMGKSGSGKTSMRSIIFANYIARDTRRLGATIDVEHSHVRFLGNLVLNLWDCGGQDTFMENYFTSQRDNIFRNVEVLIYVFDVESRELEKDMHYYQSCLEAILQNSPDAKIFCLVHKMDLVQEDQRDLIFKEREEDLRRLSRPLECACFRTSIWDETLYKAWSSIVYQLIPNVQQLEMNLRNFAQIIEADEVLLFERATFLVISHYQCKEQRDVHRFEKISNIIKQFKLSCSKLAASFQSMEVRNSNFAAFIDIFTSNTYVMVVMSDPSIPSAATLINIRNARKHFEKLERVDGPKHSLLMR, from the coding sequence ATGCCAAATACAGCCATGAAGAAAAAGGTGCTTTTGATGGGGAAGAGCGGGTCGGGGAAGACCAGCATGAGGTCCATCATTTTCGCGAATTATATTGCCCGCGACACCCGGCGTCTGGGCGCCACCATCGATGTGGAGCACTCGCACGTCCGATTCCTGGGCAACCTGGTGCTGAACCTGTGGGACTGTGGTGGTCAGGACACCTTCATGGAAAATTACTTCACCAGCCAGCGAGACAACATCTTCCGTAACGTGGAGGTTTTGATTTACGTCTTTGACGTGGAGAGCCGCGAGCTGGAGAAGGACATGCATTACTACCAGTCGTGTCTGGAGGCCATCCTGCAGAATTCGCCGGACGCCAAGATCTTCTGCCTGGTGCACAAAATGGATCTGGTGCAGGAAGATCAGCGCGACCTGATTTTTAAAGAGCGAGAGGAAGACCTGAGGCGTTTGTCTCGGCCGCTGGAGTGCGCTTGCTTCCGAACATCCATCTGGGATGAAACCCTCTACAAAGCCTGGTCCAGCATCGTCTATCAGCTGATCCCCAACGTCCAGCAGCTGGAGATGAACCTAAGGAACTTTGCCCAGATTATTGAGGCCGATGAAGTGCTGCTGTTCGAGCGAGCTACATTCTTGGTCATTTCCCACTACCAGTGCAAAGAGCAGCGCGATGTCCACCGGTTTGAGAAGATCAGCAACATCATTAAGCAGTTCAAGCTGAGCTGCAGTAAATTGGCCGCTTCTTTCCAGAGCATGGAGGTTAGGAATTCTAACTTCGCTGCTTTCATCGACATCTTCACCTCCAACACGTACGTGATGGTGGTTATGTCGGATCCGTCCATCCCCTCTGCAGCTACTCTGATCAACATCCGCAATGCCAGGAAACACTTTGAAAAGCTGGAGAGAGTTGATGGCCCTAAGCACAGCCTCCTGATGCGCTGA